From one Candidatus Nitrospira nitrosa genomic stretch:
- a CDS encoding polyprenyl synthetase family protein, with amino-acid sequence MTQGPVIATLHSMSDVWESYRTELDGVEDRVRKNLDSSVTLVNTVAAHILSGGGKRVRPLLLLLSARLCGYAGAEHHQLGSIVEFIHTATLLHDDVVDDADLRRGRRTARKVWGNQISILVGDYLYTKAMCKVVEFQSQGINEVLAEACKKMAEGEVLQLYYNGNPSMPEIDYIKIVEHKTAGLIAAACRMGAILAEASESQQDALFRFGQYLGIAFQVADDTLDYIANGESLGKTIGQDLRQGKATLPLLHLLQQCSEQDRQMIKDRMETRTLSTTDLERILSLMANFGSITYAMDRARAYITAAKDELDCFEDSTARRALSVAADYMITRDR; translated from the coding sequence ATGACACAAGGTCCAGTCATCGCTACTCTACACAGCATGTCAGATGTGTGGGAGTCCTATCGGACGGAGCTGGATGGAGTAGAGGATCGCGTACGGAAGAACCTCGATTCCAGCGTGACCTTGGTCAATACCGTCGCCGCACACATCTTGAGTGGCGGAGGAAAGCGTGTCAGACCCCTTCTCCTACTGCTCTCCGCCCGCCTCTGTGGATATGCGGGAGCTGAACATCACCAACTTGGCAGTATTGTTGAATTCATTCATACCGCGACCCTCCTACACGACGATGTCGTGGATGATGCCGATCTCCGGAGGGGAAGACGAACCGCGCGCAAGGTGTGGGGAAACCAAATCAGCATTCTGGTCGGCGACTACCTCTATACGAAAGCGATGTGCAAGGTCGTCGAATTTCAAAGTCAGGGGATTAATGAAGTCCTCGCCGAGGCCTGTAAGAAGATGGCAGAAGGGGAAGTGCTGCAGCTCTACTACAATGGAAACCCCTCAATGCCCGAGATCGATTACATCAAAATCGTCGAGCACAAGACGGCGGGGTTGATTGCAGCGGCTTGCCGCATGGGGGCCATTCTCGCGGAAGCATCTGAGTCGCAACAGGACGCCCTGTTTCGCTTCGGCCAGTATCTCGGCATCGCTTTCCAGGTCGCGGACGACACATTGGATTATATTGCGAACGGCGAATCGCTCGGCAAAACGATCGGGCAGGATCTGCGTCAAGGAAAGGCGACGCTGCCGCTGCTGCATTTGTTGCAGCAGTGTTCAGAGCAGGACCGTCAGATGATCAAGGACCGCATGGAGACGCGGACACTGAGCACGACGGACTTGGAGCGCATTCTTTCGTTGATGGCCAATTTTGGGTCGATCACCTATGCCATGGATCGCGCACGCGCCTATATCACAGCTGCGAAGGATGAACTGGACTGCTTCGAGGATAGTACGGCGCGGCGCGCCCTATCCGTCGCTGCGGATTATATGATTACCCGAGACCGGTAA
- the gltB gene encoding glutamate synthase large subunit yields the protein MTIPGFPHRQGLYDPQYEKDSCGIGFVVNIKGKKSHDIVRKGLQVLENLTHRGAQGADSHTGDGAGILLQTPHSFLKRVVGDVGVSLPDLGEYGVGQLFLPPNTDSRRLCEKVFNEIITEEGLRLLGWRDVPVKSDQIGALARTTEPFMRQVFVARDALNETQFERKLYVVRKRVEKAVAESAIQGREHFYVPSLSANTIVYKGLLLPHQMAAYYQDLTDERMVSALALVHSRFSTNTFPTWPRAHPYRYVCHNGEINTLKGNVNWMKARQGRLHSEQFGKDMEKLFPIVSEDQSDSACLDNALEFLLLGGRSLPHAMMMLIPEPWVANPQMDLDRRGFYQYHAAMMEPWDGPAAVCFTDGKLIGATLDRNGLRPCRYHVTTDGLVVLASEAGVLPAEAKDIRMKGRLQPGRMFLVDTVQGRIIDDEEIKAGIVGRKPYRSWVTQYGVSLDELPDPLNVPQPDHPTIRQRQQAFGYTVEELKMVITPMIVMGEEAISSMGTDTPLAVLSDRPQLLFKYFKQLFAQVTNPPIDPIREQLVMSLVTNIGPKPNLMDESPESCRRIKVQQPILTNADLQKIRGISDPHFKSKTLRMLFRVAEGPDGLGEAVDELCQQASHAIKEGYKFLILSDRGVNEQWAPIPSLIGISAVHHHLVRECTRTEVGLILETGEPRDVHQFACLIGYGAGTINPYLVFESLVDMERDSYLPEGLDAQTAEGKFIKAINKGLLKIFSKMGISTVQSYCGAQIFEAIGLNRELIDRYFTGTPSRVEGVGIREIGEETLRRHRVAYEPAAIRQLDFGGEIHYRIQGEHHNWNPETIYKLQHASRSNDPKTYAEFAQVVNDEGKRRSNLRGLLDFKFDPQPIPIEEVESAKEIVKRFNTGAMSFGSISKEAHETLAIAMNRLGGKSNTGEGGEDPERFIPLPNGDSKNSYIKQVASARFGVTAHYLVNARELQIKMAQGAKPGEGGQLPGHKVDENIARFRYATPGVQLISPPPHHDIYSIEDLAQLIFDLKNSNPDAGVSVKLVSEVGVGTVAAGVAKAHADKVLISGDSGGTGASPLSSIKYAGIPWELGLAETHQTLVLNDLRGRIRVETDGQMKTGRDVVIATLLGAEEYGFATAPLIVEGCIMMRKCHLNTCPVGIATQDPELRKKFNGKPEHIVNYLFFVAEEARQLMAKLGFRTINEMVGRVDKLKITKAVDHWKAKGLDLTPLLTAPDVSVDVPRYCVQKQDHGLADILDNKLVDLCRAAIEKGEKVTVDLPIRNINRTTGTVLSSKIAKKYGLDGLPEDTISIKFSGSAGQSFGAFLAKGITLTLEGESNDYIGKGLSGGKIIVFPPKNILYNPEETILIGNTSLYGATQGEAYFYGMAGERFAVRNSGAQTVVEGTGDHGCEYMTGGVVVVLGMTGRNFAAGMSGGVAFVLDDEGTFQSRCNTGMVELETLSTKEDKQLLHGLLTKHFMYTGSRKAKQILDAFDTTLPKFVKVMPVDYKRVLEERKRKASAVH from the coding sequence ATGACTATTCCTGGATTTCCCCACCGACAGGGACTCTACGATCCGCAATACGAGAAGGATTCCTGTGGGATTGGTTTCGTCGTCAATATCAAAGGGAAAAAATCCCATGACATTGTCCGTAAAGGACTTCAAGTTTTAGAGAATTTGACACACAGAGGGGCCCAGGGGGCTGATTCCCACACCGGAGACGGGGCGGGTATTCTGCTGCAGACTCCACACTCATTTCTGAAGCGGGTTGTGGGCGATGTAGGTGTCTCCCTGCCGGATCTGGGCGAGTACGGGGTTGGTCAGCTATTTCTACCTCCCAATACCGACTCTCGGCGGCTCTGCGAGAAGGTATTCAACGAGATTATTACAGAGGAAGGTCTACGTCTACTCGGTTGGCGCGATGTGCCGGTCAAGAGTGATCAGATCGGTGCTCTTGCACGAACGACAGAACCGTTCATGCGACAGGTTTTCGTCGCGAGAGATGCGTTAAACGAAACTCAGTTCGAGCGAAAACTCTACGTTGTTCGCAAGCGAGTCGAAAAGGCTGTGGCAGAATCGGCCATTCAAGGACGAGAGCACTTCTATGTTCCGAGCCTGTCAGCCAACACCATCGTCTATAAGGGGTTGTTGTTGCCGCATCAAATGGCGGCTTACTATCAGGATCTCACTGATGAACGGATGGTCAGCGCACTGGCGCTTGTGCACTCGCGCTTCAGTACCAATACGTTTCCCACCTGGCCCCGGGCCCATCCCTATCGGTATGTGTGCCATAACGGCGAGATCAATACACTCAAGGGGAACGTCAATTGGATGAAGGCACGTCAAGGGCGCCTTCATTCAGAGCAATTCGGGAAAGACATGGAGAAGCTCTTCCCGATCGTCTCCGAGGATCAAAGCGACTCGGCCTGCTTGGACAATGCCTTGGAATTTCTGCTGCTTGGTGGCCGTTCGCTGCCGCATGCCATGATGATGTTGATTCCGGAGCCGTGGGTGGCGAATCCACAGATGGATTTAGATCGTCGCGGGTTTTATCAGTATCACGCGGCAATGATGGAACCGTGGGATGGGCCCGCGGCTGTGTGTTTTACAGACGGTAAGTTGATCGGGGCAACGCTGGATCGAAATGGGCTGCGCCCCTGCCGGTATCACGTGACCACCGATGGTCTGGTGGTTCTCGCGTCTGAGGCCGGGGTTCTGCCGGCTGAGGCGAAAGATATCAGGATGAAGGGACGGCTCCAACCGGGTCGTATGTTCCTCGTCGATACGGTGCAGGGTCGCATCATCGACGATGAAGAGATTAAAGCTGGAATCGTCGGTCGCAAACCCTATCGGAGTTGGGTCACGCAATATGGTGTGTCGCTGGACGAGCTGCCGGATCCGCTCAATGTTCCGCAGCCGGACCACCCCACGATTCGCCAGCGGCAGCAGGCCTTCGGGTACACGGTTGAAGAACTGAAGATGGTCATCACACCGATGATCGTGATGGGGGAAGAGGCGATTTCCTCAATGGGAACCGACACTCCGTTGGCGGTGCTGTCCGATCGACCGCAGCTCCTGTTCAAGTATTTCAAGCAGCTCTTCGCACAGGTCACGAATCCGCCGATCGACCCGATTCGAGAACAGCTCGTGATGTCGCTGGTGACCAACATCGGTCCGAAGCCGAACTTGATGGATGAATCGCCTGAGTCCTGCCGCCGTATCAAGGTGCAGCAGCCGATTCTCACGAACGCCGATTTGCAAAAGATCCGTGGTATTTCCGATCCGCACTTCAAAAGCAAGACACTCCGGATGCTGTTCCGCGTCGCCGAAGGACCGGATGGGCTTGGCGAGGCGGTCGATGAGCTCTGTCAGCAAGCCTCGCACGCCATCAAGGAAGGCTACAAGTTCCTGATCTTGAGCGATCGTGGGGTGAACGAGCAATGGGCGCCGATTCCAAGTTTGATTGGTATCTCTGCCGTTCACCACCACCTGGTTCGAGAGTGTACAAGAACCGAAGTAGGGTTGATCTTGGAAACGGGTGAACCACGCGATGTGCATCAGTTCGCCTGTTTGATCGGCTATGGTGCAGGAACGATCAACCCATATCTGGTGTTCGAATCGCTGGTGGATATGGAACGTGACAGCTATCTGCCCGAAGGGCTCGATGCGCAGACGGCGGAGGGGAAATTTATCAAGGCCATCAACAAGGGGCTGCTCAAGATCTTCTCAAAAATGGGAATCTCCACCGTGCAGTCTTACTGCGGTGCGCAGATCTTCGAGGCGATCGGGTTGAATCGCGAATTGATCGATCGATACTTCACCGGCACACCGTCGCGTGTCGAAGGGGTCGGTATCCGCGAAATCGGGGAAGAGACGTTGCGCCGCCATCGCGTGGCCTACGAGCCGGCCGCGATCCGCCAACTCGACTTCGGAGGCGAAATTCACTACCGCATCCAGGGTGAGCATCATAACTGGAATCCGGAGACGATCTATAAGCTACAACATGCCAGCCGCTCAAACGACCCGAAGACGTACGCGGAGTTTGCGCAGGTCGTGAATGATGAGGGCAAGCGGCGCTCGAACCTTCGTGGGTTGCTGGACTTCAAGTTCGATCCTCAGCCCATTCCGATTGAAGAGGTGGAATCAGCTAAGGAAATTGTCAAGCGCTTCAACACCGGTGCCATGTCTTTCGGTTCGATCAGCAAAGAAGCGCATGAAACGCTGGCAATCGCGATGAATCGGCTTGGCGGCAAGAGCAATACGGGTGAAGGTGGGGAGGATCCGGAGCGGTTCATTCCCTTGCCGAACGGCGATTCCAAGAATAGTTACATTAAACAGGTGGCGTCGGCCCGATTCGGAGTCACGGCGCATTATCTTGTGAATGCGCGGGAACTGCAGATCAAGATGGCGCAGGGGGCGAAACCGGGAGAAGGGGGCCAGTTGCCCGGTCACAAAGTGGACGAGAACATCGCTCGCTTTCGCTATGCCACACCTGGTGTGCAGCTGATCTCACCTCCGCCTCACCACGACATCTATTCGATCGAGGATTTGGCCCAACTGATTTTCGATCTAAAGAATTCGAATCCTGATGCCGGTGTCTCGGTGAAATTGGTATCGGAGGTCGGTGTCGGGACGGTCGCGGCCGGAGTTGCGAAGGCCCATGCAGATAAAGTGCTCATCAGTGGAGACTCCGGCGGCACAGGCGCGTCGCCGCTCTCATCCATTAAATACGCAGGCATTCCTTGGGAGCTTGGGTTGGCAGAGACGCATCAGACATTGGTGCTCAACGACTTGCGAGGGCGTATCCGAGTTGAAACAGATGGCCAGATGAAGACCGGCCGAGATGTGGTCATTGCCACGTTGCTTGGCGCGGAAGAGTACGGGTTCGCGACAGCCCCGCTGATTGTCGAAGGCTGCATTATGATGCGCAAGTGCCATCTGAATACCTGTCCTGTCGGAATTGCGACGCAAGATCCTGAACTACGCAAGAAGTTCAACGGCAAGCCGGAACATATTGTCAACTACCTCTTCTTCGTGGCCGAAGAAGCACGGCAACTCATGGCAAAGCTCGGCTTTCGGACGATCAACGAGATGGTGGGGCGTGTCGACAAGCTGAAGATTACCAAAGCGGTCGATCATTGGAAGGCCAAGGGACTTGATCTGACGCCGCTGTTGACGGCGCCGGATGTTTCCGTGGATGTGCCGCGGTATTGTGTGCAGAAGCAGGATCATGGTCTCGCGGATATTCTGGACAACAAGCTCGTCGATCTTTGCCGGGCCGCGATTGAGAAGGGTGAGAAGGTGACGGTCGATCTCCCTATCAGGAATATCAACCGGACGACCGGCACGGTACTCTCGAGTAAGATCGCCAAAAAGTATGGACTGGATGGATTGCCGGAAGACACGATCTCGATCAAGTTCTCCGGCTCAGCCGGTCAATCCTTCGGTGCCTTCCTCGCGAAGGGTATCACCTTGACGCTGGAGGGTGAGTCCAACGACTACATCGGAAAAGGGCTGTCCGGAGGTAAGATCATTGTCTTTCCGCCGAAGAATATTCTCTATAATCCGGAGGAGACGATTTTGATCGGCAATACATCGCTGTATGGGGCGACGCAGGGCGAAGCCTATTTTTATGGAATGGCGGGCGAGCGGTTTGCCGTGCGGAACAGCGGAGCGCAAACCGTTGTCGAAGGGACAGGCGATCACGGTTGTGAATATATGACGGGTGGTGTAGTGGTAGTCCTCGGTATGACCGGTCGAAACTTCGCTGCGGGTATGTCCGGTGGCGTGGCGTTCGTCCTGGATGATGAGGGAACATTTCAGAGCCGTTGCAATACGGGAATGGTCGAACTGGAGACGCTGAGCACGAAGGAAGACAAGCAGCTGCTTCATGGGCTGCTCACGAAACACTTTATGTATACCGGAAGTCGGAAGGCCAAACAGATACTCGATGCGTTTGATACGACCTTGCCGAAGTTCGTCAAGGTGATGCCGGTCGATTACAAGCGTGTCCTTGAGGAACGGAAACGGAAGGCGAGTGCAGTCCACTAA
- a CDS encoding DUF1015 domain-containing protein has product MSQVFPFHGLRYDQTLVGAITDVISPPYDIIDTAGQKQLHDRHPHNIIRMELGLDQPGDSPTHNRYTRAASTLKSWITEGILKRDAQPTIYYHTIEYRPPYSAPDAPKKLLRGFLTLVKLEALDSGHIYPHENTRAAAKTDRLNLIEACRANFSPIWSLYSDPQGTIIQRLEAETNGKPACYDFQDEAGCRECLWTVTDHTVLKQITEAMQSKPLFIADGHHRYETALNYQKLRRQQASTQTGLQPYDSVLMLLAPLEDPGLTVLPTHRVTTTPLPPFEQIKRMLGEVFEFREFPFTPSSHEQVRTQFLTSLRTEGTKAPVFGLARQADSRYMTLTLKPSHRPSATASPRTKLDVSLLQQLIVTTLCQTQQEQEAILYTKDDLEALDWVHRGTGTGAFLLNATKVSEVQAVAAAGERMPHKSTYFYPKPLTGLVINVMDSQ; this is encoded by the coding sequence ATGTCACAGGTTTTTCCGTTCCACGGGCTGCGGTACGATCAGACGCTTGTCGGGGCGATCACCGATGTCATCTCCCCACCGTACGATATTATCGATACAGCCGGACAGAAACAGCTCCATGACCGACATCCCCACAATATCATCCGTATGGAGCTTGGGCTTGACCAGCCCGGTGACAGTCCAACGCACAACCGCTACACCCGTGCCGCTTCGACATTGAAAAGCTGGATCACGGAGGGAATTCTCAAGCGCGATGCGCAACCGACCATCTATTACCACACCATTGAATACCGTCCCCCCTACTCCGCTCCCGATGCTCCGAAGAAGCTGCTGCGTGGATTCCTAACACTGGTCAAATTGGAAGCACTGGACTCGGGGCATATCTACCCGCATGAAAACACCCGTGCCGCAGCAAAGACGGATCGGTTGAATCTCATTGAGGCCTGTCGAGCGAATTTTAGCCCAATCTGGTCCCTGTACTCGGATCCACAGGGAACCATCATCCAACGTTTGGAAGCCGAGACTAACGGCAAACCAGCCTGCTATGACTTCCAGGATGAGGCTGGTTGTCGAGAGTGCCTGTGGACCGTGACCGACCACACCGTGCTGAAACAGATTACTGAGGCCATGCAGAGTAAGCCGCTGTTCATTGCGGACGGCCATCACCGCTACGAAACGGCGTTGAATTATCAAAAGCTGCGACGACAACAGGCCTCCACACAGACAGGCCTCCAGCCCTATGATTCAGTCCTCATGTTACTCGCCCCGCTTGAAGATCCAGGTCTGACGGTGTTACCAACGCACCGGGTCACCACCACCCCGTTACCTCCGTTCGAACAAATCAAGCGGATGCTGGGCGAGGTGTTCGAGTTTCGAGAATTTCCCTTTACCCCATCCTCCCATGAACAGGTCCGTACCCAGTTCCTCACCAGCTTACGGACGGAAGGAACGAAGGCACCGGTGTTTGGCCTCGCGAGACAAGCTGATTCTCGCTACATGACCCTCACGTTGAAGCCAAGTCATCGACCTTCAGCAACGGCTTCACCTCGCACCAAACTCGACGTCTCCTTGCTGCAACAACTCATCGTCACAACGCTCTGTCAGACCCAACAGGAGCAGGAAGCGATTCTCTACACCAAGGATGACCTTGAGGCGCTCGATTGGGTGCACCGTGGCACAGGGACCGGAGCCTTTCTGCTCAACGCGACCAAAGTCAGCGAAGTCCAGGCGGTTGCAGCGGCGGGAGAACGCATGCCGCACAAGTCCACGTATTTTTATCCGAAACCGTTGACCGGGCTCGTCATCAATGTAATGGACAGTCAGTGA
- a CDS encoding sigma-54-dependent transcriptional regulator codes for MNAKILIVDDDPDIVLMLEDRLQASGYETVVALEGQQALDVIVHESPHLVLLDLTLPKLSGLDVLKRLAQMKPADSPPVIVMTAHASIQAAVEAMKEGAYDFLTKPLDNDHLLIVIRKALERDTLRRQVAYLRSEVDGRYANIVGNSPSVRSVVEAAQRAAKSDAGVLLLGESGTGKELFARSIHQWSPRCTMPLIVINCVALTETLLENELFGHERGAFTGADRQQKGKLEMADGGTVFLDEIGDMPLTLQAKLLRVLQDREFQRVGGSKTVSVNIRIIAATNRDLRQAVKAGQFREDLYFRLNVVTLTLPPLRERQGDVPALAQFFLERHTRDAKRPGMVLSAAAVEALTRYPWPGNIRELDNVIARAVVLSPKDTIEPDMLALLSDDAELRKNEDEALQSYLDLPYHESMEEHSRYIITRAMERAEGNQTKAAESLKLQRTYLARLLKHQKV; via the coding sequence ATGAACGCAAAGATCCTCATCGTTGACGACGATCCAGACATCGTACTGATGCTGGAGGATCGACTCCAGGCCTCCGGATACGAGACCGTTGTCGCACTCGAGGGACAGCAGGCTCTTGATGTCATTGTGCATGAGTCGCCTCACCTCGTCCTGCTGGATCTGACACTACCCAAGCTCTCCGGCCTCGATGTGCTCAAGCGCTTAGCCCAGATGAAACCGGCGGACAGCCCGCCGGTCATTGTGATGACCGCGCATGCTTCCATTCAGGCCGCCGTCGAAGCCATGAAAGAAGGCGCGTACGACTTTCTGACCAAGCCTCTCGACAATGACCACCTCCTCATCGTCATCCGTAAAGCACTGGAACGAGATACGCTCCGACGGCAGGTCGCTTACCTCCGCTCTGAGGTCGACGGCCGTTACGCGAATATCGTCGGCAACAGCCCGTCGGTGCGCTCCGTCGTTGAAGCAGCACAGCGAGCCGCCAAGTCCGATGCAGGGGTATTACTGCTGGGGGAGAGTGGGACAGGGAAAGAGCTCTTTGCACGTTCGATCCATCAGTGGAGCCCTCGTTGTACCATGCCGCTCATCGTCATCAACTGTGTGGCATTGACCGAGACACTCCTTGAGAATGAACTCTTCGGCCACGAGCGTGGGGCATTCACAGGAGCGGATCGACAGCAAAAAGGTAAATTGGAAATGGCCGACGGGGGCACGGTCTTCCTGGACGAAATCGGCGATATGCCGCTCACCTTGCAAGCCAAGTTGCTTCGTGTGCTTCAAGACCGGGAGTTCCAACGCGTCGGTGGGTCCAAGACCGTATCAGTCAACATCCGCATCATCGCCGCTACCAATAGAGATCTTCGTCAGGCCGTCAAAGCTGGCCAGTTCCGGGAAGATCTGTATTTTCGGCTCAATGTCGTCACACTGACGCTCCCGCCGCTCCGTGAGCGGCAAGGAGATGTCCCAGCGCTTGCACAATTCTTCTTGGAGCGACATACGCGAGATGCCAAGCGCCCCGGTATGGTCCTCAGTGCGGCTGCCGTGGAGGCACTAACCCGTTACCCATGGCCCGGCAACATCCGCGAGTTAGACAACGTCATCGCGCGAGCTGTCGTCCTGAGCCCCAAAGACACAATCGAGCCGGATATGTTGGCACTCCTGTCGGATGACGCAGAGCTGCGCAAAAATGAAGATGAGGCACTACAATCCTACCTCGACCTGCCTTACCATGAATCCATGGAAGAACACAGCCGCTACATTATCACACGAGCCATGGAACGGGCCGAGGGCAATCAAACCAAGGCCGCCGAATCGCTCAAACTCCAGCGCACCTATCTCGCACGCCTTCTCAAACACCAAAAAGTCTGA